The genomic window GCCAGTTTCTGAGCAGGCAGTACGCCGAGTGAAAAGCCAGCGTAAACCAGGTTTTCCGGCAGCATGTCGGCGGCCCGTACCCCGCGTTCCACAATGGCCTGGATCCCGATTTTCATCGCATAGTGAAGCCCGCCCTTCATCTCTTCAAAGATGCGGCCTTCGTAAAGGTCAGGGACATGTACGGTGTGGCCCGCCTGCCTGAGTCTTTCAGCGAACCTCAGGACGCCGGCTGTGCGCCCGTGCGCATGATGGAATAGCAGTACTTCGGCCAAGTTGGTCTTCTTTTCGGGGCTTTGAATCTTACAGTAGTGCGCGGAAGTCTCTCATTATTTCATGTTCAGAAGAATTTCTTTGGCGCAGATCCAAAGGGGGGTTAAAACGAAAGTAACGTCATCGGCCCTCGTTTTCAGCTAAATTTAAGCGATGCGTGGACCTGGTTTGATGAATCTGCGTTCCAAAATGTTCCACGTGGAACATTTTGAGTAAAGAACCAAATCTCCTGTCTCGGCCCAACGCTTGCTCCAATTCCAATATGGACGATTCCAGCTCGCAGCGTGGGGGAATGTTCCACGTGGAACATTTTATTGTGCCAGCGGAGGCGCACAATCGCAAAACTCAGTTCCCTGCGGCAATGGCCTCCGCGATCCTGTCCATGGCCTCGCGGGTGGTGTCTGTTCCGGGTGAGTGCTGATTGCACAGAATGGAAAACACCAGGGTGCGCCCGCTGGCAGCAATCAGATACCCACTTAAACTGCGCACCTCCGCCAGTGTTCCGGTCTTGGCAAAAATTCTGCCCTTGAGCGGGCTGGTTTGAAAACGGTTGGCGAGAGTGCCATCGACTCCTCCCACTGGTAACGACGAGCGGTAAACATCGCTCCAGGGCTGGTGTGCCGCATAGAGCAACAGAGTGGTGGCTGCGCGTGGCGTAATGACGTCCTGTGGTGAAAGTCCGCTTCCATCCACGAAGAAAAAATCCTCCGGAGAGACCCCGGCCGAGATGAGAAACTGCCGCACCACGCGCGCTCCCTGCGCAATCGAGCCGTCGTCGCCCTCGGCCTTGCCCAGGATGCGCAGGAGCATTTCGGCGTGCAGGTTCTGGCTCACTTTATTGACTACCGTCACAAGCTGGCCCAGTGGGGGCGAGGAGCGTTGGGCCACAATCTGTGCGCCTGCGGGTGGAGAGAAAGGCAGTTGCTTGTCCGTCCAGGGCCTTAGCGTAAGCGGCTGGTGGGTCTCTGCTGTAAAGTCCGTGGTATCTCCTGAGAGCCGGTGGGCCACCTGGACCAGGCCCGATGCGGGAATGCCCTTGGCCTCCAGTGCCTGCACAAAGGCCTGTCCGGCGAACCGGGCCGGGTCCTGTACGGCGATTCCGTATTCCTGCTGTTTGCTGCCCTCCGGGAGAGAGCCATAAATGCGCAGCAGGCGCTGGTCTACCTGCCGGTCCAGGCCCAGGTGCGGCTGCGGGCCCATCGGCGCGGTGACTGCTTCATTTTTGAGCAAGGTCGAGTCGTCCGGCAGCGCAGGGTCCCAGGCAGGAATGACCTCATCGCCTGCCCTGACTCCGGGACGGACCGTCAGCAGCCGCGCGTTGTCATTAAATGCCAGCGCGGAGACCGGCGCACCATAGTCCCACATCAGGTCGTCCTGCCCCCAGCCCTGCCCATAGCGCTCGTAAACGAAGAGACTGTCGTCGGCAACCAGGGTCCCGTCGAGTGCCCGGATTCCTTTCTCCGCCACCTGGCTGGCTAGCTCTTCAAGCGGTTGCAGTGCATCTGGCGAGAACTCGGTGTGACTGCTATAGGGGTAGGTCCGGCCGGAAAGCGAAGGGTCTCCGCCGCCGATAAGGCGCAGCGAACCGTGCAGATGTCCGGCGGGGTCTACCGGACCTTCAGCCACGACATAGGTGTTCAGACGGAAATCCGGTCCCAGCAGGGCGAGCGCAGCGGCCGTAGTAAAGAGCTTTGCATTGGATGCGGGCTGGAAGTACTGCTTGTCGTTCAGTGCGTAGACCGGCGTACCATCCAGTCGGACCACGGAGATGCCCCAGTGTGCGCGCGCCACCATCGGGTCACTCAGAATGGCCTGGACCTGCTGCGCCAGAGACTTTGGCTTCG from Pseudacidobacterium ailaaui includes these protein-coding regions:
- the dacB gene encoding D-alanyl-D-alanine carboxypeptidase/D-alanyl-D-alanine endopeptidase — protein: MLTKALHSFLACLMVLGSTLPVCGKTRHHAKPKSLAQQVQAILSDPMVARAHWGISVVRLDGTPVYALNDKQYFQPASNAKLFTTAAALALLGPDFRLNTYVVAEGPVDPAGHLHGSLRLIGGGDPSLSGRTYPYSSHTEFSPDALQPLEELASQVAEKGIRALDGTLVADDSLFVYERYGQGWGQDDLMWDYGAPVSALAFNDNARLLTVRPGVRAGDEVIPAWDPALPDDSTLLKNEAVTAPMGPQPHLGLDRQVDQRLLRIYGSLPEGSKQQEYGIAVQDPARFAGQAFVQALEAKGIPASGLVQVAHRLSGDTTDFTAETHQPLTLRPWTDKQLPFSPPAGAQIVAQRSSPPLGQLVTVVNKVSQNLHAEMLLRILGKAEGDDGSIAQGARVVRQFLISAGVSPEDFFFVDGSGLSPQDVITPRAATTLLLYAAHQPWSDVYRSSLPVGGVDGTLANRFQTSPLKGRIFAKTGTLAEVRSLSGYLIAASGRTLVFSILCNQHSPGTDTTREAMDRIAEAIAAGN